One window of the Daphnia pulex isolate KAP4 chromosome 8, ASM2113471v1 genome contains the following:
- the LOC124199622 gene encoding uncharacterized protein R102.4-like, with translation MDGYQHELEVFNNTHTQAHRCRKALGGGMRQAGILAAAGILSLSKGPTRVAQDHIFTKQLVNWLLLRKRFAESTEKEVHGIGQDIRWLAYPMTETNIIIVVHCSNPPEDINLAQDK, from the exons ATGGATGGATATCAACATGAACTGGAGGTATTCAATAACACTCATACTCAGGCTCATCGTTGTCGAAAAGCACTTGGAGGAGGAATGCGGCAGGCGGGTATTTTGGCCGCAGCCGGAATTTTGTCACTTTCAAAGGGACCTACCAGGGTAGCTCAAGATCATATTTTCACCAAACAATTGGTCAATTGGCTGTTACTGCGCAAGAG ATTTGCTGAATCTACTGAAAAGGAAGTTCACGGGATCGGTCAAGATATTCGTTGGCTTGCTTACCCGATGACTGAAACGAACATCATAATTGTTGTTCACTGCAGTAACCCACCTGAAGACATCAATCTCGCTCAAGACAAATAA
- the LOC124200460 gene encoding serrate RNA effector molecule homolog isoform X2 produces the protein MGDSDDDYDRRRRDKFRGERSEYRGAGESGRREERGNPRREEWNDRGIMEPRRGESWSQRGSRSQPRHEYRESYRGRERYSPAGGYDAPQAPKRMRPDWEDRRYGFDAGYGPNIGSSWGQNEPVINTPPNAGNFSGSSSRGEEFPTQPPMMSFKAFLAAHDDSISDEEAVKKYAEYKLEFRRQQLNEFFTSHKDEEWFKLKYHPEENQKRKNEHKAHIELRMKTILDLMAEGSFDQVTIDADQSEKLVKLLDTVVIKLEGGNELDLQVLDNPPQPTADKQPIKIQEKVIKEIEDKENDDLGEGDDAKEDGVIEDSKMEISSDPKSPNNSGKRKRSGFESDSGSDWEREGKEQSEISEAPQSPDGKPAGGEGSPRETEAADEIPVKDDAKEKVDEDESKEEEKKENGGPVLPRELHRTASIFLRNLAPTITKLEVEAMCKRYPGFLRAAIADPQPERRWFRRGWVTFERNVNIKEICWNLNNIRLRDTELGAIVNRDLSRRIRTVSGITSHKQVVRNDIRLAAKIIQNLDARLGLWAEEENDKAKHSSVADSTLTFSGTSRNPVLNNITDFLIEEASAEEEELLGASANEEGEEAEAAAGLTRDDELIKVLDRLLFYLRIVHSVDYYNHCEYPNEDEMPNRCGIMHARGIPPSSKVTQNEINDYCRSFENKIASFLEPIKRLSDEEASKLGLKESKAEVEKFVAANTQELAKDKWLCPLSGKKFKGPDFVRKHVFNKHAEKIDEVRKDVEYFNNYLRDPKRPQLPEHPGNRAAGVRPSPMNESQRGEHFGPPGGFGYGAFNYGGGRGGYGGGGFGGPPQINSFSNAGGGGGRDFGFGGRNNRGGRGRGGGPRHMSHYRDLDRPNDEEF, from the exons ATGGGGGACAGTGATGATGATTATGATCGTCGCAGAAGGGATAAGTTTAGAGGAGAACGAAGTGAGTACCGGGGAGCTGGAGAATCtggaaggagagaagaaagaggCAATCCTAGGAGAGAAGAGTGGAATGATAG AGGCATCATGGAACCGAGAAGAGGTGAATCTTGGTCTCAAAGAGGGTCTCGTTCTCAACCACGTCACGAATATCGCGAATCTTACAGAGGTCGTGAAAGATACAGCCCAGCAGGTGGGTATGATGCACCACAAGCTCCAAAAAGGATGAGGCCTGACTG GGAAGACAGGCGCTATGGATTTGATGCTGGTTATGGGCCCAACATTGGCTCTTCATGGGGTCAGAATGAACCAGTCATTAATACTCCACCAAACGCTGGAAACTTTAGTGGATCTTCTTCAAG AGGGGAAGAATTTCCTACTCAACCACCAATGATGTCCTTTAAAGCTTTTCTGGCTGCCCACGATGATTCAATCTCTGACGAAGAAGCAGTTAAAAAGTATGCCGAGTACAAGCTAGAATTTCGTCGTCAGCAGCTGAATGAATTTTTCACAAGCCACAAGGATGAAGAGTG GTTTAAGTTGAAATATCACCCGGAAGAGAATCAAAAACGGAAGAACGAGCATAAAGCTCATATTGAA TTACGCATGAAAACTATTTTGGATTTAATGGCTGAGGGTTCTTTTGATCAAGTGACTATCGATGCGGATCAGTCAGAAAAGCTAGTAAAACTTCTTGACACCGTGGTAATTAAACTCGAAGGTGGGAATGAGTTAGATCTTCAGGTCCTTGACAACCCTCCTCAACCAACCGCCGATAAG CAGCCTATTAAAATCCAAGAGAAGGTTATCAAGGAGAttgaagataaagaaaatgatgatttgGGCGAAGGCGACGATGCTAAAGAAGATGGTGTGATCGAGGACTCCAAAATGGAAATTAGCTCTGACCCAAAAAGTCCTAATAACA gtggcaaaagaaaacgaagcgGATTTGAATCGGATAGTGGAAGCGACTGGGAGCGGGAAGGAAAGGAACAATCGGAAATATCTGAAGCTCCTCAAAGCCCTGATGGTAAGCCAGCTGGTGGTGAGGGTAGTCCTAGGGAAACCGAAGCAGCTGATGAAATTCCAGTAAAAGATgatgccaaagaaaaagttgatgaagatgaaagcaaggaggaagaaaaaaaggaaaatggcgGGCCAGTTCTTCCCCGAGAATTGCATCGGACTGCCTCCATATTTCTCCGTAATTTGGCACCTACCATTACCAAACTGGAAGTCGAAGCG ATGTGCAAACGGTATCCTGGATTTTTACGTGCTGCTATTGCTGATCCTCAGCCAGAACGCAGATGGTTTCGCCGTGGTTGGGTGACGTTTGAGCGCAATGTTAACATCAAAGAGATTTGTTGGAATTTGAACAACATTCGA ctaCGTGACACCGAATTGGGAGCCATTGTGAACCGGGATCTAAGTCGTCGCATCCGTACCGTTAGTGGCATAACATCGCATAAACAAGTTGTGAGGAACGACATTCGTTTAGCAGCCAAAATCATCCAAAACTTAGATGCACGTTTGGGACTATGGGCTGAGGAAGAGAATGATAAAGCTAAACATTCTTCGGTCGCTGATTCTACACTTACTTTCTCTGGCACCAGTCGCAACCCGGTTCTGAACAACATAACCGATTTTTTGATCGAAGAAGCTTCTGCTGAAGAGGAAGAGCTCTTGGGTGCCTCAGCTAATGAAGAAGGCGAAGAAGCTGAAGCAGCTGCAGGATTGACTAGAGACGACGAACTTATTAAAGTGCTGGATCGTCTGCTCTTCTACTTGCGTATTGTTCACTCGGTTGATTACTACAATCATTGCGAATATCCGAATGAAGATGAAATGCCGAACCGATGTGGCATTATGCATGCTCGTGGAATTCCTCCGTCATCCAAA GTTacccaaaatgaaatcaatgacTATTGTCGATCTTTCGAGAATAAGATTGCATCATTTCTGGAGCCAATCAAACGGCTAAGTGATGAAGAAGCGAGTAAATTGGGTTTGAAAGAATCGAAAGC CGAGGTCGAAAAGTTCGTTGCTGCCAACACACAGGAACTTGCCAAAGACAAATGGCTATGCCCTCTATCTGGCAAAAAGTTTAAGGGTCCGGATTTCGTTCGCAAACATGTTTTTAACAAACATGCTGAAAAGATTGATGAGGTGCGAAAGGATGTTGAATATTTCAACAACTACTTGCGTGACCCTAAAAGGCCGCAATTGCCCGAGCATCCTGGAAATCGAGCTGCCGGGGTGAGACCATCGCCAATGAATGAGTCCCAAAGAGGCGAGCATTTCGGTCCACCTGGAGGTTTCGG ATATGGTGCTTTCAATTACGGTGGAGGAAGAGGAGGTTATGGTGGAGGTGGTTTCGGAGGACCGCCACAGATCAATAGCTTTAGTAACgctggcggaggaggaggcagGGATTTCGGATTTGGCGGACGAAATAACCGCGGAGGCAGAGGCCGTGG cGGTGGACCTCGTCACATGTCCCACTACCGGGATCTCGATCGCCCCAACGACGAAGAATTTTGA
- the LOC124200460 gene encoding serrate RNA effector molecule homolog isoform X1 encodes MGDSDDDYDRRRRDKFRGERSEYRGAGESGRREERGNPRREEWNDSRGIMEPRRGESWSQRGSRSQPRHEYRESYRGRERYSPAGGYDAPQAPKRMRPDWEDRRYGFDAGYGPNIGSSWGQNEPVINTPPNAGNFSGSSSRGEEFPTQPPMMSFKAFLAAHDDSISDEEAVKKYAEYKLEFRRQQLNEFFTSHKDEEWFKLKYHPEENQKRKNEHKAHIELRMKTILDLMAEGSFDQVTIDADQSEKLVKLLDTVVIKLEGGNELDLQVLDNPPQPTADKQPIKIQEKVIKEIEDKENDDLGEGDDAKEDGVIEDSKMEISSDPKSPNNSGKRKRSGFESDSGSDWEREGKEQSEISEAPQSPDGKPAGGEGSPRETEAADEIPVKDDAKEKVDEDESKEEEKKENGGPVLPRELHRTASIFLRNLAPTITKLEVEAMCKRYPGFLRAAIADPQPERRWFRRGWVTFERNVNIKEICWNLNNIRLRDTELGAIVNRDLSRRIRTVSGITSHKQVVRNDIRLAAKIIQNLDARLGLWAEEENDKAKHSSVADSTLTFSGTSRNPVLNNITDFLIEEASAEEEELLGASANEEGEEAEAAAGLTRDDELIKVLDRLLFYLRIVHSVDYYNHCEYPNEDEMPNRCGIMHARGIPPSSKVTQNEINDYCRSFENKIASFLEPIKRLSDEEASKLGLKESKAEVEKFVAANTQELAKDKWLCPLSGKKFKGPDFVRKHVFNKHAEKIDEVRKDVEYFNNYLRDPKRPQLPEHPGNRAAGVRPSPMNESQRGEHFGPPGGFGYGAFNYGGGRGGYGGGGFGGPPQINSFSNAGGGGGRDFGFGGRNNRGGRGRGGGPRHMSHYRDLDRPNDEEF; translated from the exons ATGGGGGACAGTGATGATGATTATGATCGTCGCAGAAGGGATAAGTTTAGAGGAGAACGAAGTGAGTACCGGGGAGCTGGAGAATCtggaaggagagaagaaagaggCAATCCTAGGAGAGAAGAGTGGAATGATAG TAGAGGCATCATGGAACCGAGAAGAGGTGAATCTTGGTCTCAAAGAGGGTCTCGTTCTCAACCACGTCACGAATATCGCGAATCTTACAGAGGTCGTGAAAGATACAGCCCAGCAGGTGGGTATGATGCACCACAAGCTCCAAAAAGGATGAGGCCTGACTG GGAAGACAGGCGCTATGGATTTGATGCTGGTTATGGGCCCAACATTGGCTCTTCATGGGGTCAGAATGAACCAGTCATTAATACTCCACCAAACGCTGGAAACTTTAGTGGATCTTCTTCAAG AGGGGAAGAATTTCCTACTCAACCACCAATGATGTCCTTTAAAGCTTTTCTGGCTGCCCACGATGATTCAATCTCTGACGAAGAAGCAGTTAAAAAGTATGCCGAGTACAAGCTAGAATTTCGTCGTCAGCAGCTGAATGAATTTTTCACAAGCCACAAGGATGAAGAGTG GTTTAAGTTGAAATATCACCCGGAAGAGAATCAAAAACGGAAGAACGAGCATAAAGCTCATATTGAA TTACGCATGAAAACTATTTTGGATTTAATGGCTGAGGGTTCTTTTGATCAAGTGACTATCGATGCGGATCAGTCAGAAAAGCTAGTAAAACTTCTTGACACCGTGGTAATTAAACTCGAAGGTGGGAATGAGTTAGATCTTCAGGTCCTTGACAACCCTCCTCAACCAACCGCCGATAAG CAGCCTATTAAAATCCAAGAGAAGGTTATCAAGGAGAttgaagataaagaaaatgatgatttgGGCGAAGGCGACGATGCTAAAGAAGATGGTGTGATCGAGGACTCCAAAATGGAAATTAGCTCTGACCCAAAAAGTCCTAATAACA gtggcaaaagaaaacgaagcgGATTTGAATCGGATAGTGGAAGCGACTGGGAGCGGGAAGGAAAGGAACAATCGGAAATATCTGAAGCTCCTCAAAGCCCTGATGGTAAGCCAGCTGGTGGTGAGGGTAGTCCTAGGGAAACCGAAGCAGCTGATGAAATTCCAGTAAAAGATgatgccaaagaaaaagttgatgaagatgaaagcaaggaggaagaaaaaaaggaaaatggcgGGCCAGTTCTTCCCCGAGAATTGCATCGGACTGCCTCCATATTTCTCCGTAATTTGGCACCTACCATTACCAAACTGGAAGTCGAAGCG ATGTGCAAACGGTATCCTGGATTTTTACGTGCTGCTATTGCTGATCCTCAGCCAGAACGCAGATGGTTTCGCCGTGGTTGGGTGACGTTTGAGCGCAATGTTAACATCAAAGAGATTTGTTGGAATTTGAACAACATTCGA ctaCGTGACACCGAATTGGGAGCCATTGTGAACCGGGATCTAAGTCGTCGCATCCGTACCGTTAGTGGCATAACATCGCATAAACAAGTTGTGAGGAACGACATTCGTTTAGCAGCCAAAATCATCCAAAACTTAGATGCACGTTTGGGACTATGGGCTGAGGAAGAGAATGATAAAGCTAAACATTCTTCGGTCGCTGATTCTACACTTACTTTCTCTGGCACCAGTCGCAACCCGGTTCTGAACAACATAACCGATTTTTTGATCGAAGAAGCTTCTGCTGAAGAGGAAGAGCTCTTGGGTGCCTCAGCTAATGAAGAAGGCGAAGAAGCTGAAGCAGCTGCAGGATTGACTAGAGACGACGAACTTATTAAAGTGCTGGATCGTCTGCTCTTCTACTTGCGTATTGTTCACTCGGTTGATTACTACAATCATTGCGAATATCCGAATGAAGATGAAATGCCGAACCGATGTGGCATTATGCATGCTCGTGGAATTCCTCCGTCATCCAAA GTTacccaaaatgaaatcaatgacTATTGTCGATCTTTCGAGAATAAGATTGCATCATTTCTGGAGCCAATCAAACGGCTAAGTGATGAAGAAGCGAGTAAATTGGGTTTGAAAGAATCGAAAGC CGAGGTCGAAAAGTTCGTTGCTGCCAACACACAGGAACTTGCCAAAGACAAATGGCTATGCCCTCTATCTGGCAAAAAGTTTAAGGGTCCGGATTTCGTTCGCAAACATGTTTTTAACAAACATGCTGAAAAGATTGATGAGGTGCGAAAGGATGTTGAATATTTCAACAACTACTTGCGTGACCCTAAAAGGCCGCAATTGCCCGAGCATCCTGGAAATCGAGCTGCCGGGGTGAGACCATCGCCAATGAATGAGTCCCAAAGAGGCGAGCATTTCGGTCCACCTGGAGGTTTCGG ATATGGTGCTTTCAATTACGGTGGAGGAAGAGGAGGTTATGGTGGAGGTGGTTTCGGAGGACCGCCACAGATCAATAGCTTTAGTAACgctggcggaggaggaggcagGGATTTCGGATTTGGCGGACGAAATAACCGCGGAGGCAGAGGCCGTGG cGGTGGACCTCGTCACATGTCCCACTACCGGGATCTCGATCGCCCCAACGACGAAGAATTTTGA
- the LOC124200460 gene encoding serrate RNA effector molecule homolog isoform X3 — protein MGDSDDDYDRRRRDKFRGERSEYRGAGESGRREERGNPRREEWNDSRGIMEPRRGESWSQRGSRSQPRHEYRESYRGRERYSPAGGYDAPQAPKRMRPDWEDRRYGFDAGYGPNIGSSWGQNEPVINTPPNAGNFSGSSSRGEEFPTQPPMMSFKAFLAAHDDSISDEEAVKKYAEYKLEFRRQQLNEFFTSHKDEEWFKLKYHPEENQKRKNEHKAHIELRMKTILDLMAEGSFDQVTIDADQSEKLVKLLDTVVIKLEGGNELDLQVLDNPPQPTADKPIKIQEKVIKEIEDKENDDLGEGDDAKEDGVIEDSKMEISSDPKSPNNSGKRKRSGFESDSGSDWEREGKEQSEISEAPQSPDGKPAGGEGSPRETEAADEIPVKDDAKEKVDEDESKEEEKKENGGPVLPRELHRTASIFLRNLAPTITKLEVEAMCKRYPGFLRAAIADPQPERRWFRRGWVTFERNVNIKEICWNLNNIRLRDTELGAIVNRDLSRRIRTVSGITSHKQVVRNDIRLAAKIIQNLDARLGLWAEEENDKAKHSSVADSTLTFSGTSRNPVLNNITDFLIEEASAEEEELLGASANEEGEEAEAAAGLTRDDELIKVLDRLLFYLRIVHSVDYYNHCEYPNEDEMPNRCGIMHARGIPPSSKVTQNEINDYCRSFENKIASFLEPIKRLSDEEASKLGLKESKAEVEKFVAANTQELAKDKWLCPLSGKKFKGPDFVRKHVFNKHAEKIDEVRKDVEYFNNYLRDPKRPQLPEHPGNRAAGVRPSPMNESQRGEHFGPPGGFGYGAFNYGGGRGGYGGGGFGGPPQINSFSNAGGGGGRDFGFGGRNNRGGRGRGGGPRHMSHYRDLDRPNDEEF, from the exons ATGGGGGACAGTGATGATGATTATGATCGTCGCAGAAGGGATAAGTTTAGAGGAGAACGAAGTGAGTACCGGGGAGCTGGAGAATCtggaaggagagaagaaagaggCAATCCTAGGAGAGAAGAGTGGAATGATAG TAGAGGCATCATGGAACCGAGAAGAGGTGAATCTTGGTCTCAAAGAGGGTCTCGTTCTCAACCACGTCACGAATATCGCGAATCTTACAGAGGTCGTGAAAGATACAGCCCAGCAGGTGGGTATGATGCACCACAAGCTCCAAAAAGGATGAGGCCTGACTG GGAAGACAGGCGCTATGGATTTGATGCTGGTTATGGGCCCAACATTGGCTCTTCATGGGGTCAGAATGAACCAGTCATTAATACTCCACCAAACGCTGGAAACTTTAGTGGATCTTCTTCAAG AGGGGAAGAATTTCCTACTCAACCACCAATGATGTCCTTTAAAGCTTTTCTGGCTGCCCACGATGATTCAATCTCTGACGAAGAAGCAGTTAAAAAGTATGCCGAGTACAAGCTAGAATTTCGTCGTCAGCAGCTGAATGAATTTTTCACAAGCCACAAGGATGAAGAGTG GTTTAAGTTGAAATATCACCCGGAAGAGAATCAAAAACGGAAGAACGAGCATAAAGCTCATATTGAA TTACGCATGAAAACTATTTTGGATTTAATGGCTGAGGGTTCTTTTGATCAAGTGACTATCGATGCGGATCAGTCAGAAAAGCTAGTAAAACTTCTTGACACCGTGGTAATTAAACTCGAAGGTGGGAATGAGTTAGATCTTCAGGTCCTTGACAACCCTCCTCAACCAACCGCCGATAAG CCTATTAAAATCCAAGAGAAGGTTATCAAGGAGAttgaagataaagaaaatgatgatttgGGCGAAGGCGACGATGCTAAAGAAGATGGTGTGATCGAGGACTCCAAAATGGAAATTAGCTCTGACCCAAAAAGTCCTAATAACA gtggcaaaagaaaacgaagcgGATTTGAATCGGATAGTGGAAGCGACTGGGAGCGGGAAGGAAAGGAACAATCGGAAATATCTGAAGCTCCTCAAAGCCCTGATGGTAAGCCAGCTGGTGGTGAGGGTAGTCCTAGGGAAACCGAAGCAGCTGATGAAATTCCAGTAAAAGATgatgccaaagaaaaagttgatgaagatgaaagcaaggaggaagaaaaaaaggaaaatggcgGGCCAGTTCTTCCCCGAGAATTGCATCGGACTGCCTCCATATTTCTCCGTAATTTGGCACCTACCATTACCAAACTGGAAGTCGAAGCG ATGTGCAAACGGTATCCTGGATTTTTACGTGCTGCTATTGCTGATCCTCAGCCAGAACGCAGATGGTTTCGCCGTGGTTGGGTGACGTTTGAGCGCAATGTTAACATCAAAGAGATTTGTTGGAATTTGAACAACATTCGA ctaCGTGACACCGAATTGGGAGCCATTGTGAACCGGGATCTAAGTCGTCGCATCCGTACCGTTAGTGGCATAACATCGCATAAACAAGTTGTGAGGAACGACATTCGTTTAGCAGCCAAAATCATCCAAAACTTAGATGCACGTTTGGGACTATGGGCTGAGGAAGAGAATGATAAAGCTAAACATTCTTCGGTCGCTGATTCTACACTTACTTTCTCTGGCACCAGTCGCAACCCGGTTCTGAACAACATAACCGATTTTTTGATCGAAGAAGCTTCTGCTGAAGAGGAAGAGCTCTTGGGTGCCTCAGCTAATGAAGAAGGCGAAGAAGCTGAAGCAGCTGCAGGATTGACTAGAGACGACGAACTTATTAAAGTGCTGGATCGTCTGCTCTTCTACTTGCGTATTGTTCACTCGGTTGATTACTACAATCATTGCGAATATCCGAATGAAGATGAAATGCCGAACCGATGTGGCATTATGCATGCTCGTGGAATTCCTCCGTCATCCAAA GTTacccaaaatgaaatcaatgacTATTGTCGATCTTTCGAGAATAAGATTGCATCATTTCTGGAGCCAATCAAACGGCTAAGTGATGAAGAAGCGAGTAAATTGGGTTTGAAAGAATCGAAAGC CGAGGTCGAAAAGTTCGTTGCTGCCAACACACAGGAACTTGCCAAAGACAAATGGCTATGCCCTCTATCTGGCAAAAAGTTTAAGGGTCCGGATTTCGTTCGCAAACATGTTTTTAACAAACATGCTGAAAAGATTGATGAGGTGCGAAAGGATGTTGAATATTTCAACAACTACTTGCGTGACCCTAAAAGGCCGCAATTGCCCGAGCATCCTGGAAATCGAGCTGCCGGGGTGAGACCATCGCCAATGAATGAGTCCCAAAGAGGCGAGCATTTCGGTCCACCTGGAGGTTTCGG ATATGGTGCTTTCAATTACGGTGGAGGAAGAGGAGGTTATGGTGGAGGTGGTTTCGGAGGACCGCCACAGATCAATAGCTTTAGTAACgctggcggaggaggaggcagGGATTTCGGATTTGGCGGACGAAATAACCGCGGAGGCAGAGGCCGTGG cGGTGGACCTCGTCACATGTCCCACTACCGGGATCTCGATCGCCCCAACGACGAAGAATTTTGA
- the LOC124200460 gene encoding serrate RNA effector molecule homolog isoform X4, whose product MGDSDDDYDRRRRDKFRGERSEYRGAGESGRREERGNPRREEWNDRGIMEPRRGESWSQRGSRSQPRHEYRESYRGRERYSPAGGYDAPQAPKRMRPDWEDRRYGFDAGYGPNIGSSWGQNEPVINTPPNAGNFSGSSSRGEEFPTQPPMMSFKAFLAAHDDSISDEEAVKKYAEYKLEFRRQQLNEFFTSHKDEEWFKLKYHPEENQKRKNEHKAHIELRMKTILDLMAEGSFDQVTIDADQSEKLVKLLDTVVIKLEGGNELDLQVLDNPPQPTADKPIKIQEKVIKEIEDKENDDLGEGDDAKEDGVIEDSKMEISSDPKSPNNSGKRKRSGFESDSGSDWEREGKEQSEISEAPQSPDGKPAGGEGSPRETEAADEIPVKDDAKEKVDEDESKEEEKKENGGPVLPRELHRTASIFLRNLAPTITKLEVEAMCKRYPGFLRAAIADPQPERRWFRRGWVTFERNVNIKEICWNLNNIRLRDTELGAIVNRDLSRRIRTVSGITSHKQVVRNDIRLAAKIIQNLDARLGLWAEEENDKAKHSSVADSTLTFSGTSRNPVLNNITDFLIEEASAEEEELLGASANEEGEEAEAAAGLTRDDELIKVLDRLLFYLRIVHSVDYYNHCEYPNEDEMPNRCGIMHARGIPPSSKVTQNEINDYCRSFENKIASFLEPIKRLSDEEASKLGLKESKAEVEKFVAANTQELAKDKWLCPLSGKKFKGPDFVRKHVFNKHAEKIDEVRKDVEYFNNYLRDPKRPQLPEHPGNRAAGVRPSPMNESQRGEHFGPPGGFGYGAFNYGGGRGGYGGGGFGGPPQINSFSNAGGGGGRDFGFGGRNNRGGRGRGGGPRHMSHYRDLDRPNDEEF is encoded by the exons ATGGGGGACAGTGATGATGATTATGATCGTCGCAGAAGGGATAAGTTTAGAGGAGAACGAAGTGAGTACCGGGGAGCTGGAGAATCtggaaggagagaagaaagaggCAATCCTAGGAGAGAAGAGTGGAATGATAG AGGCATCATGGAACCGAGAAGAGGTGAATCTTGGTCTCAAAGAGGGTCTCGTTCTCAACCACGTCACGAATATCGCGAATCTTACAGAGGTCGTGAAAGATACAGCCCAGCAGGTGGGTATGATGCACCACAAGCTCCAAAAAGGATGAGGCCTGACTG GGAAGACAGGCGCTATGGATTTGATGCTGGTTATGGGCCCAACATTGGCTCTTCATGGGGTCAGAATGAACCAGTCATTAATACTCCACCAAACGCTGGAAACTTTAGTGGATCTTCTTCAAG AGGGGAAGAATTTCCTACTCAACCACCAATGATGTCCTTTAAAGCTTTTCTGGCTGCCCACGATGATTCAATCTCTGACGAAGAAGCAGTTAAAAAGTATGCCGAGTACAAGCTAGAATTTCGTCGTCAGCAGCTGAATGAATTTTTCACAAGCCACAAGGATGAAGAGTG GTTTAAGTTGAAATATCACCCGGAAGAGAATCAAAAACGGAAGAACGAGCATAAAGCTCATATTGAA TTACGCATGAAAACTATTTTGGATTTAATGGCTGAGGGTTCTTTTGATCAAGTGACTATCGATGCGGATCAGTCAGAAAAGCTAGTAAAACTTCTTGACACCGTGGTAATTAAACTCGAAGGTGGGAATGAGTTAGATCTTCAGGTCCTTGACAACCCTCCTCAACCAACCGCCGATAAG CCTATTAAAATCCAAGAGAAGGTTATCAAGGAGAttgaagataaagaaaatgatgatttgGGCGAAGGCGACGATGCTAAAGAAGATGGTGTGATCGAGGACTCCAAAATGGAAATTAGCTCTGACCCAAAAAGTCCTAATAACA gtggcaaaagaaaacgaagcgGATTTGAATCGGATAGTGGAAGCGACTGGGAGCGGGAAGGAAAGGAACAATCGGAAATATCTGAAGCTCCTCAAAGCCCTGATGGTAAGCCAGCTGGTGGTGAGGGTAGTCCTAGGGAAACCGAAGCAGCTGATGAAATTCCAGTAAAAGATgatgccaaagaaaaagttgatgaagatgaaagcaaggaggaagaaaaaaaggaaaatggcgGGCCAGTTCTTCCCCGAGAATTGCATCGGACTGCCTCCATATTTCTCCGTAATTTGGCACCTACCATTACCAAACTGGAAGTCGAAGCG ATGTGCAAACGGTATCCTGGATTTTTACGTGCTGCTATTGCTGATCCTCAGCCAGAACGCAGATGGTTTCGCCGTGGTTGGGTGACGTTTGAGCGCAATGTTAACATCAAAGAGATTTGTTGGAATTTGAACAACATTCGA ctaCGTGACACCGAATTGGGAGCCATTGTGAACCGGGATCTAAGTCGTCGCATCCGTACCGTTAGTGGCATAACATCGCATAAACAAGTTGTGAGGAACGACATTCGTTTAGCAGCCAAAATCATCCAAAACTTAGATGCACGTTTGGGACTATGGGCTGAGGAAGAGAATGATAAAGCTAAACATTCTTCGGTCGCTGATTCTACACTTACTTTCTCTGGCACCAGTCGCAACCCGGTTCTGAACAACATAACCGATTTTTTGATCGAAGAAGCTTCTGCTGAAGAGGAAGAGCTCTTGGGTGCCTCAGCTAATGAAGAAGGCGAAGAAGCTGAAGCAGCTGCAGGATTGACTAGAGACGACGAACTTATTAAAGTGCTGGATCGTCTGCTCTTCTACTTGCGTATTGTTCACTCGGTTGATTACTACAATCATTGCGAATATCCGAATGAAGATGAAATGCCGAACCGATGTGGCATTATGCATGCTCGTGGAATTCCTCCGTCATCCAAA GTTacccaaaatgaaatcaatgacTATTGTCGATCTTTCGAGAATAAGATTGCATCATTTCTGGAGCCAATCAAACGGCTAAGTGATGAAGAAGCGAGTAAATTGGGTTTGAAAGAATCGAAAGC CGAGGTCGAAAAGTTCGTTGCTGCCAACACACAGGAACTTGCCAAAGACAAATGGCTATGCCCTCTATCTGGCAAAAAGTTTAAGGGTCCGGATTTCGTTCGCAAACATGTTTTTAACAAACATGCTGAAAAGATTGATGAGGTGCGAAAGGATGTTGAATATTTCAACAACTACTTGCGTGACCCTAAAAGGCCGCAATTGCCCGAGCATCCTGGAAATCGAGCTGCCGGGGTGAGACCATCGCCAATGAATGAGTCCCAAAGAGGCGAGCATTTCGGTCCACCTGGAGGTTTCGG ATATGGTGCTTTCAATTACGGTGGAGGAAGAGGAGGTTATGGTGGAGGTGGTTTCGGAGGACCGCCACAGATCAATAGCTTTAGTAACgctggcggaggaggaggcagGGATTTCGGATTTGGCGGACGAAATAACCGCGGAGGCAGAGGCCGTGG cGGTGGACCTCGTCACATGTCCCACTACCGGGATCTCGATCGCCCCAACGACGAAGAATTTTGA